The following DNA comes from Rhizobium lusitanum.
TCGGCACTTTGATCGATTTCGAAATGGGCGTCCTGAATGCCGTTCGGGCGCTTGGCGGGGAGAAAGCGGCCGCCGCTTCCGATGACCAGATCTTTGAGCCCTACAAGCGCGGCCGGGACAAATTTTACGGCCGCTCCTCCTTTGCCATGAAGGACGTCTATCTTTCCCTGGCGACGGAATGCGGCTTTGTGAAAGACGCCGCGACCGCGGAAGCCTTTCAGCTGGCGGTCCTGCGCTGGCCGGCCTTCTCGGACTCGGTTGAGGCGCTCGCACGCCTGCGCAAGAATTTCCGGCTGGTGGCGATGACGAATGCAGACCGCACGGCCTTCTCGGCCTATTCGGACACGCTCGGCAATCCCTTCCACGACAGCGTCACTTGCGACGAAACCGGATGCGCCAAGCCCAATCCGCAGTTCTTCGCCTTCAACAAGGGCCGTCAATCCGCTTCCGGCTTCAAGCAGTCGGAAATCCTGCACGTCGCCCAGAGCCAGCACCACGATATCGGCGTGGCCAAGGAACTCGGCTACACGACATGCTGGATCGAGCGGCGTCAGGGTCTGAAGGGGTTTGGCGGCACGCCGGAACCCAAGATACTGACGAAGCCGGACTTCCATTTCTCCTCGCTGAAACAGCTTGCCGACGCCGTTGACGCCGAGCTTGCCGCCGGCGTTCAGACCGCAAGCGCGGCCTGAGGATAGACGATGACCGCCGCCCACCCTCCCTTCCCCGATATCAGCTCCCTCTGGCAGGAGACAGCCGTGGACCGTCCGGTCTTCGGCACACTGTCGGGCGATCATCGCTATGACGTGGCCATCATCGGCGGCGGTTATACGGGCCTGAGCACGGCCCGTTATCTCGCCCGCCGAGGCCTGTCATCGGTGGTGCTGGAAGCAAACCGCATCGGCTGGGGCGCAAGCGGGCGCAATGGCGGCGTCGTCTCCGGAAAGTTCCGGCTCGCCTTTTCCGACATCGCCGGCCGGTTCGGCATCGAGACCGCCCGCCGCATGCACGATCTCGGCATCGAGGCCATCGAACATGTCGGCGAGCTGGTCGAGGATTACGGCATCACATCCGCCGGGTACAGGCCGACGGGCTCACTGCGTTGCGCCCACAATGCGGTCTCGCTTGAAGCCCTCAAGACGGAAGTGGACTGGTTGAAGCAAGCGCTCGGCGACAACGCCTGCTCCATCCTTTCACCGGGGGACATGGAACGGGAAACCGGCTCGCGGGATTTCACCGGCGGCATGCTCAACACCCATGGCGGCGTTATTCATCCGCTCAATTTCGTGTTCGGCATCGCCGCCGGGCTCAAAGCCGCCGGTATCGATATCTTTGAGAGTGCTCCGGTCACCGGCCTCAGGCGCGAGGGCTCTGGCGTGCGTCTGGAAACGCCACACGGTATCATCACCGCCGGACAGGCCGTGATCGCCACCAATTCCTATTCCGACCTGACACGCGCGACGGCGGAAGTCCGCAAGGCGATCATCCCCTTCCGCTCAGCCATGATCGCCACGGAACCACTATCCGGTAAAGCTGGCGGCACTCTCTTGGCCAATGGCCGCAGCTATACCGAGACCCGGCGGATGATGCGCTGGTTTCGCAAGGCGGGTGACCGGCTGCTCTATGGCGGTCGCGGTGCCTTCGGCAAGACGGATTCGGAAAGCGCCTTCGCCGCGCTGCACAAAGCGATGGTGCGACAGTTCCCGGAACTTTCCGACGCCGCCGTTACCCACCGGTGGTCCGGTCTCGTCGCCATGACCATGGACAGCATTCCGCATGTGGGACGGCTGGACGAACGCGTCGTCTATGCGGTCGGTTACAACGGCACCGGCGTGGCGCTTGCCTCCTGTATGGGCAAACACGTCGCCGCGATCGTCGCCGGCGAGAGCCCGGACCTCGGGCTTCTGACTTCCGAACGGTTGAAACCCGTTCCCTTCTATCCCATCCGGGAACCCGCCGTCCGGCTCGTCGCCGGCTGGTACCAGTTCCTGGATGCAATCGGGCGATAAGACCCTGCATTTCACGCATCAAAAAAACGGGGTTTGAAACCCTGCCAAAAGAGGAGAACGGACATGATACTGAAATTTTCCACTCTCGTGCTTTCCGCATCAGCCATCGCCCTCTCAGCCGGCCTTGCTTCGGCTGAACAGATCACCTTCGTATCCCAGGGCGGCGCCTATCAGGACGCACAGACCAAGGCGATCCTCGACCCGGTCGCCAAATTGCTCGGGATCACCGTCAACCAGGATAGCGCGCCGGACGCCTGGCCGGTCATCAAGACCCAGACATCGACAGGCAAGCCGATCTGGGATGTTGTCGATACCCCAACACAGGATTGCGTCCGTGGCGGCCAACAGGGCATGATCGAGACCCTCGACTTCTCCAAGATCCCCAATGCCGAGAAAATGCCCGCGGAATACAAGAGCCCCTATTCCGTGGCCTATGAATTCTATTCGAGCGTGCTTGCCTACAACAAGGACAAGTTCGGAACAAACCCGCCAAAGAGCTGGGCGGATTTCTGGGACGTCAAGAAGTTCCCGGGCACACGCGCGCTGCGCAACCATCCGCTCGCCACGCTGGAAGCGGCCCTGCTCGCCGACGGCGTTCCAGCAGATAAGCTCTATCCGCTGGACGTCGACCGCGCCTTCAAGAAGCTCGAGGAAATCAAGCCTTACGTCACCGTCTGGTGGACCTCAGGCGCCCAGTCGGCGCAGCTGCTTGCCGACGGCGAGGTCGACATGGAAATGGCCTGGAATGGTCGCGTGACCGCCGTCGCCAAGGAAGGAGCCCCGATCAGCTACACATTCAACCAGGGCTTCCTGCAATACACATCGCTTTGCATTCTGAAAGGTGCGCCCAATCTCGACACCGCCGTGAAATTCGTTAACGCGGCGATGACGCCGGAGATCCAGGCGAACTTCCCGGCCTACATTGATTACGGCCCAGGCAATCCGGAAGCCTACAAGACCGGCAAGATTTCCCCGGAGCGCGCGGCTGAAATGCCAAGCTCACCGGAGAACGCCGCCAAGCAGGTGCTGGTGTCGGACAAGTGGTGGAGTTCGCCGGCTGGCGAGGAAGCGCAGAAGCGCTGGGCATCCTTCATCCAGAAGTAATCACCCGGCCCATGGAGGGTCATCTATGACCGTGTCGACAAGAAATCCTTCGGAGCGTCATGACCGGCGCGAGCAGAGGCTGATGCTGATGCTTCTTGCCCCGGCCCTGCTCGTGGTCGTGTCGCTGCTGATCGTGCCGCTGCTCTGGCTTGCCTGGCAGTCGATCTGGCAGGATGGCGGTTTCACGCTCGTCAACTACCAACGGTTCCTGACCGATTCCGTCTACTGGATGACCTTCCTCCAAACCTTCCGCATCGCGTTCGTGGTGACGCTCGCGACGCTTCTGCTCGGCTATCCCGTCGCCTATGTGGCGGCGGGCCTGCCGCAGCGATGGAGCGTGCTCATTCTCGCGATGGTCCTGCTGCCCTTCTGGACCAGCGTACTCGTGCGCGCTTATGCCTGGCTCATCCTGTTGCAGAGAACCGGCATCGTCAATTCCGCGCTGAAGAGTGCCGGGCTGATCGACAGTCCGCTGCCGCTCATCAACAACGAGTTCGGCACGGTGGTCGCAACCATTCACATCCTGCTGCCCTTCATGGTGCTGCCGCTCTATGCGACAATGAAGAAGATCCCGCCCGAGCTGACGATGGCAGGTGCCAGCCTCGGCGGATCGCCGGCGCATGTGTTTGCGCGGGTTTTCCTGCCCCTGTCCCTGCCCGGCATGATCGCCGGCATGGTTCTGGTCTTCGTGCTGACGCTCGGTTTCTACATCACCCCGGAACTTCTCGGCGGCGGCCGCACCTACATGGTCTCCATGCTCGTCTCCCGCAACATCGAGGTCTACAATGAATGGGGTGCGGCATCGTCGATCAGCGTGGTGCTGATGGCCTGCGTCTTCCTCGTCTTCCGGCTGGCAAGCCTGATCATCCCGTTTGAACGCATCATGGGAACGAGGTGACGCATGCATATGTCCAAAATCCTGCTTTATGCCGTCGTCGCCCTCATCCTCGCCTGGCTGATCATTCCGATCCTCATCATCGTGCCCATGTCGTTTTCCGGCGCCCGGTTCCTGTCGTTCCCGCCACCATCATGGTCCCTGCGCTGGTACGAGGCCTATCTGAGCAGTGCCGCATGGATGCAGGCAACCCGCGTCAGCCTTATCGTCTCGGTTTCGAGCGCCATCCTGGCGACGATTTTCGGCACGGCTGCCGCCTACGCGCTTGATATGACCTCGTCCCGGCTGGTGCGCAGCTTGCAGATGCTGCTGCTCCTGCCGCTGATCGTGCCGATCGTCATCACCGCCGTCGGCGTCTTTCTCGTCTATGCGCAGATCGGCCTGATCGCCACCATGACGGGGCTGATCCTTGCCAATGTCATGCTCGGCCTGCCCTATGTCATCACCTCGGTTCTGGTTGGACTCCGAAAATTCGACCATACGCAGGAGATGGTGTCGCGCAGCCTCGGCATGAACCGGTTGCGCACCTTCTTCGTCGTAACCCTGCCGCAGATCCGGCCCAGCGTGATTTCCGGCATGCTGTTCGCCTTCATTTCGGCGATGGACGAGACCGTCGTTTCGTTGTTCATTTCCGGCGGCCAATACCAGACGCTGACAAAGCGCATGTTCACTGCGTTGCGCGACGAGATCGATCCGACGATCGCATCGATCAGCTCGCTGCTGACGGCGATTTCCTTCATCCTGGTGATGCTGGTGGCGATTAATGCGCGCAACACGGATCGCCGCCAGGGGAAGACGGCATGATTGCCGATCACCTGATCCTCGGCGGCGGATCGGCCGGATGCGTTCTGGCGGCGCGGCTGTCGGAGGATCCGAAGCGGACGGTGATTCTTGTCGAAGCGGGACGCAACATTGCCGCCGGCGACATCCCCGATGACGTGCGCAGCCGTTATCCCGGCCGCGCCTATCTCGATACCAGCAACATATGGTCTTCGCTCACTGCGTTGATGGGCTCGTCCCGATCAAACAGCGCCCCCCGCTCATCCCGCCGCTACGAGCAGGCAAAGCTGCTCGGCGGCGGCTCCGCCATCAACGCGCTGATGGCCAATCGCGGCGCACCGTCCGACTATACCGAATGGGAGGAACTGGGGGCGACCGGCTGGGGATGGGAGAGCTGCCTGCCCTATTTCCGCAGAATAGAGGCTGACCGGGATTTCGGCGGCCCCCTGCATGGAGCGGACGGACCGCTTTCGATCCGGCGGGTTACGGACGAGAAGATATCGCCCTTCGTCGATCGCGTGATGAAAACGCTGGAGACACAAGGACACCCGATCCGTCCCGACCAGAATGGCCCCTGGGAGAACGGCACGTTCCGGGGCGCCGTCGCCGTCAGCGATGCCGGCGAACGTTTACCGACCTCGATTGCCTATCTCACACCCGACGTTCGCCGTCGTCCGAACCTCACGATCATCACCGACAGCACCGCGACGCGTATTCTCTTTGAGGGCACGCGGGCGATCGGCGCCACGCTCACAGGTACTCACCCCCAGACGATCAGAGCACACGAAGTCATCGTGGCTTCGGGCGCGATCCACTCCCCGGCGCTGTTGCTGCGCTCCGGCATCGGTCCCGGCGCGGATCTCGCAGCCCTGGGCATTCCCGTCATCTCATCACGCGCCGGCATCGGCCGCAATCTGATGGAACATCCGTCCATCGCGGTCGCCGCCTATCTGCCACCACGGATGCGGGTGCAAGACCGCACGGAGCATCACGAGCAATCGATCTGGCGTTTTTCCTCAGGCCTTCCCGATACGCCGCAGGGCGACATGCATGCCGCCATCCTGTCACGCTCCGGCTGGCATTCGGTCGGCCTGCGGATGGGCAGCCTGTTCTTCTGGGTCAACAAGTCCTACTCGCGCGGCATCCTGAAGCTTGGCTCCGCCGATCCGCTGGCCGAGCCCGAGGTCGATTTCCGGATGCTGACGGATGAACGTGACCTCGAACGACTGAAACTGGCATTGCGCATGGGCGCGCATGCACTGCTCGATCCGCATATGAACGGCTACCGGGACACGGTGTTTCCCTCCAGCTATTCCCCGCGCGTCGCCAAAGTCGCCGTTCCCGGCGCATGGAATGCGATCCAGCGCGGCGCATTATCGGCGATGCTCGACCTCGCGGGGCCTTTGCGCGCCGCCCTCATCCATTCCGCCGTCACCCTGGGCACCACCATGGACGGCCTGCTCAACGACGATGCGATGCTCACCGAATTCGTCCGCCGGCATGTCGGCGGCACCTGGCATCCCTCCGGCACCTGCCGCATGGGCGCGCCGGACAATCCGATGGCCGTGACTTCTCCGACAGGCCGGGTTTACGGCGTCGAGGGACTACGGGTCTGCGATGCCTCGCTGATGCCGTCGATCCCCTGCGCCAACACCAACATACCGACCATAATGATCGCCGAACGCATTGCTGATTTCATCCGCAACGGTCAATGAGCACGGTGTCAATGCCACTCAAGCCGGGTTGGCGAACTGTCCTGAGCAGCGTAGTCGCCACATCGAAGAACAAGTGGAAATGAGTGCGTTTTCATCCACCGGCCGAGAGTTACAATTCGTTGCCTTGAGGGGAAGCTGAACCGGCGCGCCGTAAATTCGGACTTCAGCCCAGACGTTAGCCCGCGCTCCTGTCGATGCGATCATCATCCTCTGCACGAATTTAGCCGGCTCATCGATTGCGCCGATGCTTTCAGTGGAACTTGGAATTCCCGTACTGGATTCTGTTCGTGTGGCAATCGAACATAGTCTGATTTGCCTGGCTGGTGGGCCACGGGCTGTTGAGCGTGACGTCTGATCTCAAGCGGCAGACTTTGCATCAGCAAGACTGCTCAAAGTCAGACGATGGTCTCGCCGCCGCCGACAAAGCGCAACGCTCGACAAAGTGACGCCGTCACGATCGTGGCATGATCCTCGTCCTCACCAAGCTCAAACCGCACGTTCACCTTCTTTCCGAAGGCAGCACCAACCTCACTCGAAATCTCGCGCGCATTGTCAATCATACGTCGGACCTCCCTAATCTCGTGATATTGGTCGCTGAAATTCTCCTTCGCCTGCCAAGGCGCGAACTCCTGCTCCCAGAGCCCGACGGCTGTATAGAGGCGGATTGGACGTGTGATTTGGCGCGCCGACGCCAGCGCCCGCGACAACCCAGCCCTGTCCCACCAAACCGAGGGACTGAAACTGATATAGCCATGGAACATGTCCGGGTGCTGCGCTAGCAGATCGAGTACGAAATACCCGGCGAGAGAATGACCGAGAAGGGTGCAACAATCCGGATCGGCATCGAGCCACGATGCGATATAGGACATCAGTTGGCCGCTGAGGAAGCGGATATAGGCTGCCTGGCCGCCACAACTATCCCTGGCCTTATCCGGGAATGCTCCCGCATCCGCCGGACCGCGGGTGAAATCCGCATGGCGGCGGTCAACATTGTATCCGCCGGTATTGGGGTAACCGATGCCGACCACGATCGAAGGAGCGATACCGGTCGCCTTGGGACGTCGCGAGACACGTCGCACGGTCTCCGCAACGGTTATAAAATCCGAATTGGCGTCGAGAACATAAATGACCGGAAATCCGGAAGCAGGCGGCGCGGTCTCCGGAACATAGACAAAGATCTCATAATCCAAACCCGTTTCCGATGAACGCAGCTCAAATCTCTGACAGCCCGGCATTGCCAGCGATTGCGGAACCGACATCCCCACAACGTCCTGCCGCGTTTTTCCCATAATTTTGTTAGGCATGAAGCGTCGCGCCTCCATCGACGTAAATATCAGCCATCGTAATATGCCCCGCCTTCTCCGATAGCAGGAAAAGGACCGAATTGGCGATATCGTCCGGGGTTGCAAGTTTGCGGAGCGGAATGCCGGTCTTGTAATTCTCCAGGGAGCCGGCGATCACCCGCTCGCCGCCGTTATCGTCAGTCCACATACCCGTCTGCATCGATGTCAGTGTCGAGCCAGGCGCAACGATGTTGCAGCGGATACCATGCTCTGCCAACTCCAGACCGAGGCAACGGGTGAACATGGTCGAGGCCGCCTTCGATGCGGCGTATGCCGCCATGTTCCGGCGCGGCACGCCGACTGCGTTGGAACTTACCGTGACGATGCTGCCTCGACGGCGCGGTACCATGTGCCGGGCGAGCGCGCGCGAAACGTGGAAGACGCCGGCCGTGTTGACGGCAAAGACGCGCGCCCATTCCACGTCGCTTGTTTCCAGAACCGGCGTCGTGGAGAGCACACCGGCGACATTAATCCCGTAGTCGATGCCATCGCATTGCGCCGCCATGTCGTCCATCAGCCGGTCCACATCTGCACTTTTCGTCACATCGAGCGGGCGGGCATAGAGATTGTCACAGGCAAGCTCCGTCAGTCCGTCCACCGAAACATCGGTGGCGACGACGTTTGCGCCTTCCTGCAGAAGCGCCTTGACCACCGCGAAGCCGATTCCACCGGCTGCACCCGTCAGGAACGCGGTCTTGCCTTTGAACTCGCTCACAATTTGCCTCCCTCTTTCTGCTGCATTTCGTGGTCCAGAAGTGCCGCCTTCAAGGCCGGCGCCACATGCGCCACTGCCTCGGCGCCCGTCATGTGAGCATGAGCAAAGGGGACATTTCGAACGTCAACCGAAGCGACATAAGGGTTCCAGCTGTCTGGCTGCAGGCCCGTTCCGTCATCTGCATGATCTTTGGCTGCCCGGAAGTGCAGGACCGGACCGTCGTAGCGACGATGGCGATGACCGCGTACGAAGCGGTTGTTGAGCGCGACCACGCGGGCCATCCCATCAAGTGCGGCCAATGGCAGCTTGCCGAGGGGGCTGCCGCTTTCGGCGAGAAACGCCGTAACAGCCTCTCGTGTCAGCGGCAGCTCCGGCAGCGCATCGGGATCGTGTCCGCCAATCGCCAGCAGTGCCTTGAGTTCGGCGCCCGGCCCTGGATCCGGCTCGTCGCGCCAGCAATCGCATGGATAGGCATCAAGCATGGCGACGACACCGACCTGTCGCCCTAGCTCCCCCAGATGCACGGCAATAGCTTGCGCGAGAATGCCGCCGACCGACCAGCCGACGAGATGGATTGGCTCCGGTCCTGCGATGAAAGCAATCCGCTCGGCATAGTCGAGCGCCATCTTGTCCAGGCTATGCGGCGCCTCGGCATCCGGGTCGAGCGCCAGAGCCTGGACGCCCCAGGCAGGGCGATCGGCGCCGAGCGCCCGCGCCAGTCCGTTGTAGCACCAGGAAAGCCCACCGGCCGGATGCAGCATGAAGACCGGCGATTTCCCCCGATCGGCGGAGTTAAGCTTGACGATTGGCTGCAGTCCCGCGCTTTCGGTCGCCGGCCCCTGATCCAGGTATTGAGCAAGCCTGCCGATGGTGGAATGCTCGAACAGGACACCGATGCCCGGCTCGTGGCCGGTGATTTCGCGCAGATGCAACATCAACTCCACCGCCAGAAGCGAGTGCCCGCCGAGATCGAAAAAGTCGTCATCGGCGAGGAAGGGGCCTTGTGCCCGCAAAACCCGCTCGAACAGCATCGCCGCCAGCTTTTCATTGTCCGTTTCGGGCGCCCGTCCGCGTCCGCCTGCAAAGACCGGCGCGGGCAGAAGTTTGCGGTCGAGTTTGCCGTTGGGGTTCACCGGCAAGACATCAAGCAGAATGATTGCAGAGGGCAGCATATAGTCCGGCACCAGGCGCCCGGCATGGGCGACAATATTCGCCTCGGCCCCTTCCGACCTCTTACCCTCCTCAAGGGTCGCATAGGCAACGATGCGCTTGTCGCCAGCCGGATCCTCGCGCAGGACGACCACCGCCTGCGTCACTGCCGGATAAGAGAGAATTGCCGTCTCGATCTCGCCGAGTTCGATGCGCAGGCCACGCAGTTTGATCTGATGGTCGGACCGCCCGAGATAGAGGATCGCGCCATCAGGACGAATGCGAGCGAGGTCGCCGGTGCTATACATGCGCTCCCCTGGATGGAAGGGATCGGCGATGAAGCGCTCCGCCGTCAGCGCCTTCTGGCCGAGATATTCGCGGGCCAGCTGAACGCCGGCGAGATAAAGATGCCCCTCGACGCCAACCGGCACCGGGCGCATGTGATCGTCGAGCACGTAGAGCCGCGTGTTCCAGACCGGAAAGCCGATCGGGATCGGGCGGGAAAGATCGCCGGCGCCGGCTGGCCAATAGCTGACATCGACTGCAGCTTCTGTCGGGCCGTAGAGATTGTGTAATTCAGCCGTCATCCGCTCGTGAAAGCGGTCGCGCAGATCGGCGGTCAGTTCCTCGCCACTGCAGAAGACCCGCTTCATCGAAAGGCCGAGTGAGCCGGGCTCGGCCAGAAAGGCCGATAGCATGGAGGGTACGAAATGCGCCGTCGTGATCCTCTCGTCGCGGATCATGCTCGCCATCGCCCTCGGGTCTTTGTGCGCATCGGGCGGCGCAACCACGAGGCGTCCGCCGGACAGAAAGGCGAGGAAAAACTCCCAGACCGAGACGTCGAAGGTCATCGGGGTTTTCTGGAGAATGACGTCATCAGGGCTGAAGCCGTAGTGTTGCCGCATCCATTCGAGGCGGTTGACGATCGCGGCGTGCTCAACCACCACGCCTTTGGGCTCACCGGTCGAGCCGGATGTGTAGATCACATAGGCGGCGCTATCGCCGGCGACCTCTGCGGGGGTTGTGCCGCGCGGCTTGTCCGGCCAGGCAAGGGGCGGGAAGGCCGGCACTGTACCCAGCGCTTCCGCGTCGTCGGCACCAAGAACGACAACCGGACGCGAAGAGCTGATAATTCTCTCCAGCCGTTCTTTCGGATGGTTGAGATCGAGCGGCATATAGGCAGCGCCTGCCCGCAGGGTCGCGATCAGCGCCACGACGAGTTCGATCGAGCGTGGCAATGTGACGGCAATGATCGCATCCCGCCTCGCCCCACGTTCCACAAGCGCTTCCGCCAATGCCGCCGTGCGGCGATCAAGTTCGGCATAGGTCAGGGATTGCCCGTCAAAGCGCAGCGCCTCCTTGCTCGCGAAAGAGACGAAACTGTCCTCCAGCAATTGCGATAGCGTCTTGTCCGTCACGGCATGCGCGGTGTCGTTCAGGCTTTCGATCAGCCAGCGGCGCTCGTCGTCCGTGACCGTGGCAACCTCGCGCAGCGGGCAGCCGGCAAGGGCCGCCTCGACGGCGGATCGAACGAAGGCTGCGAGCCGCTTGGCATGGGTCTCGGCCTCGCCGGTTTCATAGAGGGCGGGATTGGTATCAACCTCAAGACTGAGGCCCCGGGCAGTGGGGTCACCGCGGAAACTGAACGTGATGTCGTCCACCGGCCCGGTTCCCAGAATCTCAAGACGCGTTTTCAGCCCCGCCAGCCTGGGCGGCGCATCGAACGGCAAAACGTTGATAAGCGGGCCGTAGAGCCGCCGCTGTCCGCCGAGAAGACCAAGGTCGCGGCGCATCTGTTCGCCACGATAACGTCCGTGGCGACGATCGCGGGCGATGCGCCCAGAGGCCGTGACCAGCCAGTCGCCGAGCGCGGCGTCCTCGTCAACGACAAGCCGCAAGGGCAATATATTCATCAACATCGTCGGAACGCGCGCCGCTGACGAACCGAAACGGCCCATGAAGGGCACACCGACAACAACCTCATCGCGCCGAACGTGCCGGGCGACATAAGCACCGGCGAGCGCCGTCAGGATATCGGGCCAGGATAGCTTCAACGTTCGGGCAAGTTTCAGGAGGCTATCGCAGATATCCTGCGCAAGCTGGCATTCGACGTGGTTGTAAGATGTCGCGGTGCGGGCCAGCCCCAGCTTCATGCCGGTGACATCAGGCATATCCCGCAGGGCCTCGCGCCAATAGGCTGCGTC
Coding sequences within:
- a CDS encoding amino acid adenylation domain-containing protein, with product MTAHVAKAAVSRPAGSLPLTQAQAGIWFAQGIDPANPVFNTGHYVEIDGGLDVPAFEDAVRRVAMEADSLSVRIVGKDMQRVEEDNRPLLQLEDLSDHADPKAVAFAAMLADMRTPIDMAKGPLARQVLYRLDGDHFVWYQRMHHVVTDGFATGLVTHRIAEIYNASVAGEPRGGPLADIDLAVSVEGEYRGSERAVKDAAYWREALRDMPDVTGMKLGLARTATSYNHVECQLAQDICDSLLKLARTLKLSWPDILTALAGAYVARHVRRDEVVVGVPFMGRFGSSAARVPTMLMNILPLRLVVDEDAALGDWLVTASGRIARDRRHGRYRGEQMRRDLGLLGGQRRLYGPLINVLPFDAPPRLAGLKTRLEILGTGPVDDITFSFRGDPTARGLSLEVDTNPALYETGEAETHAKRLAAFVRSAVEAALAGCPLREVATVTDDERRWLIESLNDTAHAVTDKTLSQLLEDSFVSFASKEALRFDGQSLTYAELDRRTAALAEALVERGARRDAIIAVTLPRSIELVVALIATLRAGAAYMPLDLNHPKERLERIISSSRPVVVLGADDAEALGTVPAFPPLAWPDKPRGTTPAEVAGDSAAYVIYTSGSTGEPKGVVVEHAAIVNRLEWMRQHYGFSPDDVILQKTPMTFDVSVWEFFLAFLSGGRLVVAPPDAHKDPRAMASMIRDERITTAHFVPSMLSAFLAEPGSLGLSMKRVFCSGEELTADLRDRFHERMTAELHNLYGPTEAAVDVSYWPAGAGDLSRPIPIGFPVWNTRLYVLDDHMRPVPVGVEGHLYLAGVQLAREYLGQKALTAERFIADPFHPGERMYSTGDLARIRPDGAILYLGRSDHQIKLRGLRIELGEIETAILSYPAVTQAVVVLREDPAGDKRIVAYATLEEGKRSEGAEANIVAHAGRLVPDYMLPSAIILLDVLPVNPNGKLDRKLLPAPVFAGGRGRAPETDNEKLAAMLFERVLRAQGPFLADDDFFDLGGHSLLAVELMLHLREITGHEPGIGVLFEHSTIGRLAQYLDQGPATESAGLQPIVKLNSADRGKSPVFMLHPAGGLSWCYNGLARALGADRPAWGVQALALDPDAEAPHSLDKMALDYAERIAFIAGPEPIHLVGWSVGGILAQAIAVHLGELGRQVGVVAMLDAYPCDCWRDEPDPGPGAELKALLAIGGHDPDALPELPLTREAVTAFLAESGSPLGKLPLAALDGMARVVALNNRFVRGHRHRRYDGPVLHFRAAKDHADDGTGLQPDSWNPYVASVDVRNVPFAHAHMTGAEAVAHVAPALKAALLDHEMQQKEGGKL